Within Hypomesus transpacificus isolate Combined female chromosome 10, fHypTra1, whole genome shotgun sequence, the genomic segment GTCAACCCCATGAGTGTCTGCATACAAATCCAACCAAAGCATTcaactcctccccctgtcctcctcagccaatcaggtcatctcctccctctcccgggAGGGGCCCAGTCCTCGGCCCAGCTCAGACACCCTGCAGCCGGagagccccctccccacctccccctggccccGGGTCTGGGATGGCTGTGGGTGAGGGGCAAGCTACTTCCAGAAGAGGATGTTCCAGAGCAGCAGCCAGCAGGGGTACACCAGCAGGGCCAGCAGAGGGTAGAGCAGCGAGCCGTACAGGGCGTGGTCCAGGATGCCCTGGGAGAGGACGGACAGGTAGAGCACCCAGCCCTCCAGCAGGGACACGGGcatctcctgcagctcctggaAGAGGAACACGCAGAACAGGAGGGTGCAGCCAGGGCTCAGGACCACCATGAGGAAGGCCGACAGAACCCTGGAGGGCGGACAGGGAAAGaagggcggggagagagagagggagaaagggggagagagagagagagagaccgacaaGGACTTTGAAAACAAACGACACCAAAGAGCGTGACTGAACGAGAAACTGCAACCAAACGGAACGGCGAGGGGCCCGCTGGCGTGTGCGAGAGGCTCACTTGGGCACGTGTGGGGTGATGAAGGCGGCCAGGGGCACCAGGGTGAGGGCCAGGATGAAGCCCAGGGAGAAGTTGATGAGGGCGGTGCAGCTGAGGAGCACCGCCAGGTACAGCACTGCCACCAGCTTCAgaaccctccagccctgctccgtTCCCTCTCCCGACACCAGCctggaacacacgcacacaaacacacacaccaccgcaGCTCAGCGCCCTGTATGCTAGTGTgtctgggagagaaagagaccatgTGTGAAACGTGTGCGTGAGctaatgaagtgtgtgtgtgtgtgtgtgtgaaagagagaccaGGTTAGATGTGGGTTCCTGTGCTTGCATGTGGATGGGCaagtgagatgtgtgtgtaccagtgtatgtgtgtgagatcaggtgaggtgtatgtgtgtgtgaaaaccaggtgaggggtgtgtgtgtgtgtttgtgaaaccaggtgaggtgtgtgtgtgcgtgtgtgtaaccaggtgaggggtgtgtgtgtaccggtgtgtgttgtgtggcagGGCCAGGCCGGCTGTGTAGATGGCGATGGCTGTCAGGACCACCGCCTCAGTCTTGGACACGGGGAAGTGTTCCACCGCCGTGTCCTGAGACAGGATGGGCAGGGTGTAGAGGGCCACGCCCGTCATGTGACTGATCACCACCGGGGTCAGAATAGACAGAATCCCAGGGCTGGACGCCTGCGAGCCACGAGGAGAACGACAGGGGAggaggcggcgggggggggggggggttaagagagacaagacagaccaggaggggagaggggggtcaaAGTTCAGATCTGATTCATCTCCGTGGGTCAGAGCTCCTTAGCAATGTCCCCCAGGGCAGGCGAACAGGAGGGGGGAGCGTGACTGACCTGCTCGGCCtccacctgcccctcctccGTCCTGGGGGCGGCGGCACCCAGCTGAACCCACAGGTCCAAGGCCTACACCGGGGGTTAAGGTCTACAAAGTACAGGGCTACGCACGGATGTCAGCAGCGCAACTAGGGGAACGTGCACACGCGCAAGCATCAAAGCAAACACGCAAACCACTCAAAACATCCAAACCCTCacaacacccaaacacacacacacactgtagtttGCCCGCGAGGCAGCCCGTGAGGCAGCCCGCGAGGCAGCCTTCAGTGGAGGTGCCGTGTGCTCCTCAGCTGCTGGTGCTAGGGGGAGGATACAcgcaggaggaggatgagggccaGCAGGCCAAAGGCCGGCATGTAGTAGCCAATGGAGAcgaagcgagagagggagggcatcAGGTAGAAGAAGTAGGACTGGTGGAGACGCTCCAGGAGGTTGTTCAGCTTCCGGTACATTCCCTCCAGGAGCCTGAggatgaggacacacacagacacacatcaggaGACAGCCTTCCTGTGCATTGAGTGTAACCTACACGGAGATGGGTAGAGTCCAGTCATGTGAGCTCTGGGTCCTGACCTGCCTATGGTGGTGACGTCCGTCTTGTACTGCCGGAAGCTGTTGATGCCTCGCAGGGTGGCCGCCTCGATGTGGTAGCGCAGGAAGAGGCCGTGGTCCCCCCAGGGCCGCCCGCTGGCCTGCT encodes:
- the gpaa1 gene encoding glycosylphosphatidylinositol anchor attachment 1 protein gives rise to the protein MGLLSDPNRRRALTKLLTRLNAPICVVCYMAGVAWFMGLAFEPFTLRTYMSENAMGSTMVEERFPAGERALATGKEFAAHKRKAGGMPVDWLVKTMQAQGLEVFTQSFTRTLPFPDENKERYMVRGTNVYGILRAPRAPRTEALVLTAPCTPGNSNNQAVGLLLGLAQYFRSQIFWAKDIIFLVNEHDLIGTQAWLEGYHHTNTTGMDWSPLQGRGGSIQAALSLELSSDEITSMDLVLEGLNGQLPNLDLANLFHAFCQKIGVLCTIQGKLQRSDWDTASGYSHAVQTMSLMVLKQASGRPWGDHGLFLRYHIEAATLRGINSFRQYKTDVTTIGRLLEGMYRKLNNLLERLHQSYFFYLMPSLSRFVSIGYYMPAFGLLALILLLRALDLWVQLGAAAPRTEEGQVEAEQASSPGILSILTPVVISHMTGVALYTLPILSQDTAVEHFPVSKTEAVVLTAIAIYTAGLALPHNTHRLVSGEGTEQGWRVLKLVAVLYLAVLLSCTALINFSLGFILALTLVPLAAFITPHVPKVLSAFLMVVLSPGCTLLFCVFLFQELQEMPVSLLEGWVLYLSVLSQGILDHALYGSLLYPLLALLVYPCWLLLWNILFWK